The window CCAATGACGGTCTCGATGGAATCGGCGATCACCTCGCGGGAAACAAGTGAGTACTTCATGCCCTCGGTCCCCATGGAAATACCGTCGGAGATGGTGATTGTGTTAAAAATGACGGATTTTCCACCCGCGGCATCCACGCCTTTGGCCGATTCAAGTGCCAACCGGTCAATGTGGACGTTGCAGGGCGTGACCTGGCTCCAGGTGGATGCCACACCAACTTGCGGTTTATCGAAATCTTCGTTGTTGAAACCGACGGCATGCATCATCGCACGACTCGGTGCACGATCAGGGCCATCAAATACTTGTGAGGAGAATGGGCGACGACAATCAGACATGCGCTGTTGCTAATGGATCATAGTCCAATTGTAAATAGGTAATTGTGCGTGCTTCCTTTCCTTCTATCCATCACCATTTCCCCGCCCGTTTCCTGCCGCCCGATGAAGTCAATGCGTTGATTATTTTAAGAAAAACATGGGAGAAAACCCGCTGGACATCGTATCGTCTGAAGCGGGACGCGCCGTTTGCATGCAGACGGCAACCTTCCCTGGGGAAATTTCTCAAACCGTCCTGCCGACACCGAAACAACACAACATGCACAAAAAGAGTCCAGCCACCCTGATTGCCGTTTCCAGTGCCATGCTCCTGCCCATGAGCCTCCATGCTGATGAAAAAGTAACCGTATCCGGTGAGCTCAAACAGTGGCATAAGGTCACACTCACCATGACCGGCCCCCATGCCGGCGAAACGGACACCAAGCCCAACCCATTCACTGACCTCGTCCTGAATGTCCGTTTCACCCACGAATCCGGCACGCCCGATTACGTGGTGCCAGGGTACTTTGCAGCCGACGGCCATGCCGCTGAGACGTCAGCCACATCAGGAAACCAATGGAGGGCTCATCTATCACCCGACAAGGCAGGCCGATGGAAATATGCTATCCAGTTCAAGGGAACGCCATTGGATAAACTCCAGGGAAGCTTCAAGATTGGCCCGACCGACAAAGCCGGTGTCGATCTGCGTGGCAAGGGGCGGCTTCAGTATGTGGGCACCCGCTACCTCCGCCACGCCGGCAATGCCGAGTGGTTCCTCAAAGCCGGTGCCGATGCCCCGGAGACGTTCCTCGCCTACGTGGATTTCGATGGCACCGTGGCTAACAACCCGAAAAAATGTCCGCTGAAAAACTGGAACGCACATGTCAGGGATTGGAAATCCGGAGACCCCACATGGAAAAACGGCAAGGGGAAAGGCATCATTGGTGCCATCAACTACCTCTCTGCCCAAGGTTGTAACGCCTTTTCCTTTATCCCATACAATGCTGGAGGCGACGGCGACAACGTCTGGCCCCATGTCAGCAGGTCGGACAAAGTTCACTTCGACTGCTCGAAACTCGACCAATGGGGAATGGTCTTCGACCACGCCACGGCCAAGGGCATGTATCTCCACTTCAAGTTGCAGGAAACTGAAAATGATGACCTCCGGGGGAACCACCAAGCAGGTAAGCAGCATGCCCTCGACAAGGGAGAGCTCGGCATCCAGCGCAAGGCCTATCTGCGTGAAATCATCGCCAGGTTCGGTCACAACCTCGCACTCAATTGGAACCTGGGTGAGGAAAACACACAGTCGATCCAACAGATCAGCGACCAAGCGCGGTTCATCAGGAAAACCGACCCCTACGCACACAACATCGTCCTTCACACCTATCCTCATGAGCAGGATAAAATCTACGGACGGCTTCTGGGGAAAAAAGACCTGCTAAGCGGTGTCTCCATCCAGAACTCCCACGTCAACCGGACGCATACCGACACCTTGAAGTGGGTCAGCCGCTCCACAAAAGCGGGTCATCCATGGGTCATCGGCTTCGACGAGGCAGGCAATGCCGCTACCGGAACACCTCCCGACCCCGACTGGCCGGGTATGGCCCAGGCCATGGCCAAACATAAGAAAAAAAAGGCATCGCCCCACCTTCCCAGCATCGATGAAATCCGCGCCCAGGTCCTCTGGGGCACCCTGATGGCGGGGGGCACCGGGGTTGAATACTACTTCGGTTACCAGCTTCCCGAAAATGACCTGAACTGCCAGGACTGGAGAAGCCGCGGCAAGACCTGGCGATACAGTCGCATCGCCCTCGGTTTTTTCCGGGATTATCAAATCCCCTTCTGGGAAATGACCAACACCAACGCCCTCATCGGAAATACCAAAAACACCAACCAACAAGGTTATTGTTTTTCCAAACAAGGCTCACTCTACCTGGTCTACCTACCCAAAGCCTCGCCTTGTGTGTTAGACCTTGGCAAGGCCAACGGAGAGTTTTCCGTCCACTGGTTCAACCCCCGCCAGGGTGGCAAGCTCGCCACCGGCAGTGTGAAAACCGTCACGGGTGGCCAGCCTGTCAACTTGGGCCGCCCACCGTCAGACCCGGCCAAAGACTGGCTCATCATCATCAAATCCAGCCGATGATCCATCAAGGCGCCAAGCTGATTGGAGGAAACCATCAAGGATGGGGTGGACTGCCCAGCTCGACAGTCATCATA of the Akkermansiaceae bacterium genome contains:
- a CDS encoding DUF5060 domain-containing protein codes for the protein MGENPLDIVSSEAGRAVCMQTATFPGEISQTVLPTPKQHNMHKKSPATLIAVSSAMLLPMSLHADEKVTVSGELKQWHKVTLTMTGPHAGETDTKPNPFTDLVLNVRFTHESGTPDYVVPGYFAADGHAAETSATSGNQWRAHLSPDKAGRWKYAIQFKGTPLDKLQGSFKIGPTDKAGVDLRGKGRLQYVGTRYLRHAGNAEWFLKAGADAPETFLAYVDFDGTVANNPKKCPLKNWNAHVRDWKSGDPTWKNGKGKGIIGAINYLSAQGCNAFSFIPYNAGGDGDNVWPHVSRSDKVHFDCSKLDQWGMVFDHATAKGMYLHFKLQETENDDLRGNHQAGKQHALDKGELGIQRKAYLREIIARFGHNLALNWNLGEENTQSIQQISDQARFIRKTDPYAHNIVLHTYPHEQDKIYGRLLGKKDLLSGVSIQNSHVNRTHTDTLKWVSRSTKAGHPWVIGFDEAGNAATGTPPDPDWPGMAQAMAKHKKKKASPHLPSIDEIRAQVLWGTLMAGGTGVEYYFGYQLPENDLNCQDWRSRGKTWRYSRIALGFFRDYQIPFWEMTNTNALIGNTKNTNQQGYCFSKQGSLYLVYLPKASPCVLDLGKANGEFSVHWFNPRQGGKLATGSVKTVTGGQPVNLGRPPSDPAKDWLIIIKSSR